The Erythrobacter sp. HL-111 DNA segment AGGAGGTCAAGGTCAACGTCAACGTCTCGCCCGAACAATTGCTCGAACCCGATTTCCACCAGGACGTGGTCGATGCCCTCGCCGCGAGCGGGCTGCGGCCCGAACGGCTCGAGGTCGAGGTGACCGAAAGCATCTTCCTGCGCGATGCGAGCGTCGCGCGCAACGCGCTCGAACAGGTCATGGCGCTGGGCTGTTCGGTCGCGCTTGACGATTTCGGGACCGGCTATTCCTCCCTCGGATACCTCAGGAAACTGCGCTTCTCGACGATCAAGGTCGACCGCAGCTTCGTCCAGGGCGCGGCGCAGGGCAATAATGAAAGCCTCGCGATCATCAACGCCGTGGTGGCGATGGCGAAGAGCCTCGACATGACCACCACGGCCGAAGGGGTCGAGAACGGCGAGGAGGCGGCGCTGATCCGCAACCTGGGCTGCGACAAGATCCAGGGCTTCTATTTCGGCCGCCCGATGTCGAACGAGGAAGCGCGTCGCCTGTTCAGGACGCAGCGCCGCCGCCTGAGCGCCTGAACCGGGCCGGTTCAGGCGGAGGCGAGCGCGCCGATCAGCCCTTCGAACAGGCGCCGCCCGTCGGTCCCGCCGAGCGAGGGATGGCTGGCCGGTTCGATCGCGCGTTCGGGATGCGGCATCATGCCGAGCACGCGGCCGTTTTCGCTCAGCACCCCGGCGATGTCGCGGCGCGAGCCGTTGCAGGTCTCTTCGTAGCGGAAGGCGACGCGGCCCTCGCCCTCGAGCCGGTCGAGCGTCGTCTCGTCGGCGAAATAATTGCCGTCGTGATGGGCGACGGGGATGCGGATCCTCTCGCCCTGCCTGAACGCGCCGGTGAAGAGGCTCTGCGCGTTGTCGACCCGGAGCGGCACGGTGCGGCAGATGAAGGTCTGGTTCGCGTTCCGCATCAGCGCGCCGGGCAGCAGGCCCGCCTCGGTCAGGACCTGAAACCCGTTGCACACGCCGAGCACCGGCACGCCGCGCCCGGCCGCCTCGACCACCGCGCGCAGGATCGGGCTCTTCGCCGCCATCGCGCCCGAACGCAGGTAGTCGCCATAGGAAAAGCCGCCCGGCAGCGCGATCAGGTCGAGCCGGTCGGGCAGGCTGGCATCGCCGTGCCAGATGCGGATCGCCGGTTCGCCCGATACCTTTTCGAGCGCAACGGCCATGTCCCGGTCGCAGTTCGAGCCGGGAAAGGTGACGACCCCCGCGCGAAAGCCCATCAGCCGCGCTCCCCTTCGACCCGTTCGATGGCGTAGTCCTCGATCACCATGTTGGCGAGCAGCTGTTCGCACATCCTCGCCAGCGTCTCGTCGGAAGTGTCCTCGGCAACCTCCAGTTCGATCATCCGGCCCACCCGCACGTCCTCGATGCCCGCAAAGCCGAGCCCGTCGAGCGCGTGATGCACCGCGCGGCCCTGCGGGTCGAGCACGCCGGGCTTGAGACGGACGAGGATGCGGACTTTCATGGGACTGTTCCTGCGGCTGGAGTGGGTTGCGGCGCCCTATAGCGGGGCCGGACGCCAAGGGGGAGGGGTTTCCTCAAGGCCTTCGTGGACGATCCGCGGGTGGTTGGCGTTTCCTTCGGGGTCGATTACCAAGGCGTCACAACCAGAGACGCCGGGGCAATCGCAACCCGGAACTGTGACAGAATGGGGCCGGCGAGAGGCGACTCGCCGGCCCTTTTTTGTGCTTGCACGTCAGCGCGCCCACGGCGCCTCAGCAGTCTGCCTCTGCGGTGCAGGCGGCTTTCGGCAGGACGAGCACCTCGAGCGCCTCTTCGGGGTCGAGCCAGCGCCGGGCGGTCGCGGCGATGTCCTCGAGGCCGATCGCGTCCAGGCGCCCGGGAACGGCAAGCCAGCGGTCGATCCGCTCGGGCTCGCTCTGCGCCCGGGCGACGAGGCCCATCCAGCCCCCGAGGTTCTTGAGCGCGTTCTGGTAATCCTCGAGCAGCGGCCGCTTCGCCCGTTCGAGCGTGTCCGCATCCACCGCCCCGGCGCGGAAATCCTCGACCAGCCCGCGGATCGCGTCGCGCGCCGCATCGACCGCCGCCACGTCGAGCGCGGCCTGGACCTGGAACGTGCCGTAACCCTCGTAGGTCCGGCTCGGCGAGGAGTTGGCCCCCGGCGAATAGGCCTGGCCGAGCTTTTCGCGCAGGCGCTCGGTCAGTTCGACCTGCACCGCCCGGGCGAGGACGGCGAGGCGCAGGCTTTCTCCGTGGTCCGAATCGTCGGTCGTCGGCCAGGTCAGCCGCAGCAGCGCCTGGTCCGGCTCGCCCGCATGGGTGAGGACGCGCGGGGAACGATCGGCGGTGAAGCTGCGCCGGCGCGCCTCGGGCCGCTCGCGGAACTCGGCCTCGCGCGGGGGGAGTGCGCCGAACGTCGTCGCGACCGCCGCGATCGCCGCGTCCTCGTCGATATCGCCGACCACCGCGACCTCGATCGCGCCCTTGGCGAAGCGGTCCTCGACCACTTCGCGCAGGGCGGCGAAATCCCTGGCGAGATAGGCCTCTTCGGATTGCAGGGTGAAGCGCGGATCGCCGTCCGACAGGAGCCCGCCCAGCGCGGCGCCCAGCGCGCGCGCCGGGGTGGCGTCGAGATTGGCGAAATAGTCCTCGATCGAACGCGCATAGCGCTCCTCGCCCTCCGGACGGTAGCCCGGATCGGTCAGCAGCGCCGCGGAGAGCCGCAATTGCAGCGCGAGATCGCGCGGCGTCGTCGCGGCGGACATGGCGAACCTGTCGGCCCCCGACGACATGCCGAAGCTGACGGTGCGCCCGGCCAGGATCGTCGCGAGTTCGTCCTCGCTGTGCGCGCCGAGCCCGCCCCCGGCGAGCGCGGAAATCATTGCGGTGGCGAGCGGATCATCCTTCGTCTCGAGCAATTGCCCGCCATCCACCGCGACGAAGACCTGCAGCCGGTCCTCGCGGATGTCGGTGCGCTTGAGATTGAGCCGCACGCCGTTCTCGAAGGTGACGAGGCGGATACCGAGCCGTTCGTCCACCTGGTCCTCCGCGACCGTGCCCGGCTCGCCGAAATCGCCGTAGGCGAACTCGGCCGCGGCCGCCTCGTTCGGCGGCGCGACGGGAAGCGCCATCGCCTCGGTGAACGCCGCGCGCAACGCCGCCTCGCCGCCTTCGGGGGCGCTGCGGCCCTCGAAGCGGATCAGCGGCTCTTTCAGCGGGATGGCATCCTCGCGCAGCGCCGCGTGGACGGCCTCGGGCGTTATCCGCTCGGCCAGCTCCTCGAAAAAGCCCAGGGCAAAGGCGGGATCGGTCGGGATCACCTCCTCGTCCACCAGGCGCAGCGCCGCGTTCGCGAAGGCGGCGTGGGTGCGCGAAGCGGCGGCAGCGACGAGGTTCCCGAGCCCCGTGCGCCGGCCCGCGACCTGTTCGTCGAGCTCGGCCTGGGTGAAGCCGTATTCGAGCGCCTCGTTCACCGTCTGCACCGCCGCCAGCATCCCGCCGCGCCATTCGCCGTCCGGCGTGTTCACGCTGAGCCGGGTGATGCGCGCATCCTCGAACAGGTCGCCCGAGCCGAACCGTGCCGAGCTGAAGGGCGCATCCGCCCCGCGGGCGAGCGCGGCGAGGCGGCGGTTGACGATGGCATAGCCGATCGAGCGCAGCGTGCTGCGTTCGCGCGCGGCCAGCGTGTCGGGTTCGTCCCGGTAGGGCGCGAGGCGGGTGAGGGTGATGCTTTCGGAAAGCGCCGGATCGAGATGGATGCGGGTTTCGCCCTTGCGGGTGACATCGATCGGCCCGGAGACGGGCTCTTCCGGGGCCGGGCCGCCGTCCCAGTCGGCGAACAGCGCGCGGATCTTTTCCTCCATCACGTTCACCGGATAGTCGCCGACGACGACCAGCACGGTGTTCGCGGGCACATAGGTGCGTTCGTAGAGCGCGCGGATCGCCGCCGCGTCGGCGCGTTCGAGCACGTCGAGCGTGCCGATCGGCAGTCGCGCTCCATAGCGCGCGCCCGGTGCGAGGAAGTCCACCTCGTCGCGGTAGGCATCGAGCGCGTAGCCCGCCCGGTCGCGCCGCTCGGCAAGGATCACGCCGCGCTCGCGCTCGACCGCGTCGGGATCGATGGTGAGCTCGCTCGCGGTCTCGCGCATCAGCATCAGCGCGGTGTCGAGCAGGTCCGGATCATTGCGCGGCAGGTTGAGCATGTAGGTGATCGCCTCGTATCCGGTCGAGGCATTGGTGTCCGCGCCGAAGGCGAGCCCTTCGCGTTCCAGCAGCTTGATCATCTCCCCCTCGGGCACCCGGCGCGAGCCGTTGAAGGCCATGTGTTCGAGGTAGTGCGACAGCCCGCGCTCCTCCTCGCGCTCCTCGAGCGAGCCCGAACCGATCCGCATCCGCACCAGCGCCGTGCCCTCGGGCGTGGCGTTCTCGCGCAGGATGTAGCGCATCCCGTTGGGCAGCGTGCCTAAGACATAGCCGGGTTCGAGCGGCACGTCGCTCGCCTCGAACGGCCATTGCGGCGGCGGCGGGGGAGTATCGCTCGCGGGGTCCTGCGCCTGGAGCGGGGCGAAAACGATCGGAAGAAGCGCGAGGCAGAGCCCCGCAACGAAAAGTCGCAGTGTCGCAATCATGTGCAGTCGTGTACGCCCCGAAAATGTCGTGTTCGCATGGCAGCCTAGCTGCCCCCGCCGCTTTGTCATACCCGTGCGCGGGCGTTGTCCGCGAGGGAAGCACGGCGGCGAGATCCTGCCGCTAAAGGAGCGGCTGGCCTGGCAGGCCCTTGCCGCAAGCGGCTTGACTGCCCGCTGAACGGGCAGCGCTTGCCCTCGTGCAGGGGCCCGTTTTTCAGGCAGGAACGAAAACCTGTGCAGGGCGCGCGCTAGGCGCGGGTGTCATCGCCCGCGGCGCTGCCCGAAGCACGGGCAGGGGCCGATGGCGTGCAGCGAAAACGGGCAGGACGCCGCTGCCCGTTTTTCGGGCAGGCGGAGCGGCGCAAGCGGACGGCCACGCGCAATGCGTGGCGGCCCGCCCGCCCTTATGGCAGGCCGTGCGTCCATGTCTGGAAAAAAGCCCCGCGCGGGGGTGCGGGGCGGCTATTTCTTGGGCGGGGTCCGCATCCGCGAGCGGTGGGTCGAAAGGTCGAGCACCTCGCCCGGCCCGTTCTCCTCTCCCGCGAGCAGGCCGAGCCGGCGAGCGACCTCGCGATAGGCCTGTTCCTCGCCGCCGAGGTCGCGGCGGAAGCGGTCCTTGTCGAGCTTCTCGCCGCTCGTCATGTCCCACAGCCGGCAGCTGTCGGGGCTGATCTCGTCGGCGAGTATCACGCGGCTGAAATCGCCGTCGTAGAGCCGTCCGAACTCCATCTTGAAATCGACGAGGCGGATGTCGATCGCCGCGAACATCCCACACAGGAAATCGTTGATCCGAATCGCCATCGAGGAAATGTCGTGCATCTCCTCGTTGCTGGCCCAGTTGAAACAGGCGATGTGCTCTTCGGCGACCAGCGGATCGCCCAGCGCATCGTCCTTGTAGTAATATTCGATCAGCGTGTGCGGGAGGGGTTCGCCTTCCTCGATGCCGAGGCGCTTCGAGATGGACCCCGCCGCGACGTTCCTGACCACGACTTCGATCGGAATTATCTCGACCTGCCGGATCAGCTGTTCGCGCATGTTCAGCCGGCGGATGAAATGTGTCGGGATGCCGATATGGGCGAGGCGGGTGAAGACGTGTTCGCTGATGCGGTTGTTGATCACGCCCTTGCCGTTGATCGTGCCCTTCTTTTCCGCGTTGAAGGCGGTCGCATCGTCCTTGAAATACTGGATCAGCGTGCCGGGCTCTGGCCCCTCGTAGAGGATCTTGGCCTTGCCTTCGTAAATCTTGGTGCGGCGGGACATGGCGGCTTTCTGGTGCCTCGCGTCAAGAGGGGAGTGGTGCCCAAGGGCGGAATCGAACCACCGACACTACGATTTTCAGTCGTATGCTCTACCAACTGAGCTACTTGGGCTTCCTACTCCGCGGCGACATGACGGATCATGCCGGCGAGCGAACGAGAGCGGGCCTATGGGACAAGGGGACCGGCTTGGCAAGGGGTATTTCTGCCCCCGGCGATGCCTCAGTCCTGCTCGTCCCAGTCGGACTGCGCGAGCTCCTCGGGGCTGGCCGGGCGGCCGGGTACGGCGTAGCCGTCGCCGAACCAGCGGGCGAGGTCGCGGTCCTTGCAGCGCTGCGAACAGAAGGGGGAGAATTCGGCCGTGCGCGGCTTCTTGCAGATCGGGCAGGGGCGGTGGGCGGTTCGGGTCATGCGGTCACGATCTGTGCGCTGGCGGCTTCGAGCGCAAGACCCGGATCGGTTTCCAGCCGCACCTCGCGCCCCGTCCGGCGGGCGAGTTCGTCCAGCCATCCGGGCTTCAGCTTCGCCTTTAGCGCGGGGTGGACCCGCAGTTCGAGAACCCGCCCCGTGCCCGGCGCCCGCCCGGCAACGAACAGGGCATGACGCGCGCACATCCCGGTGCGCGACGTGGCGAAGCGGTGGAGCAGGGAAGGCCCTTCCAACCGCGCCACCACCTGCACGAAGCCGAAGCCGTTCATCGCGGTCCGTTCGTGCGGCCAGCCCGCGAGCGCTTCGCCCAGCGCCTCGTCGACCGCGCGGCGGTCGGCCCTTGCCTCGATCGTCGGGAAGTCGATTCCGATATTGCCGCCCAGATCGAACCAGCGCAGGCCCCGCGCGATCGCCGGGATCGCGCGCAGCGCAAGCTCGCGCGGGGGTACGTCCCCGTCGATGTCGATCACGGTCATGGCCGGCGTGACCGAAAACAGCACCTCGCCCCCGGCAAAGGCGATGCTGCCCGATGACGCGGCGTGCCAGACGTCGTCCCAGTCGCTTGCGGGGAACCGGCGGGCGGTCGCGCCGAGCGCGAAGGGGTCCTCGCCGAAACGCTCCGTCGCGGTCCCGGCAGACGTGTCGGCGAGCGTGCTGCCCACCGCCGTGCAGCGCGCCTGGGCGCGTTTCAGCCGGCCGCGCTCGGCCATCGGCGCGCGGGTGATCGTGATGCCGATCCTCGCGCCTTCGGTTGCAGCGGGAGGCAGGTGATCGACGAGCACTTCGCCGCCGGTTTCCAGCACCGCGACACCGCGCCGCGCGCCCGCCCGTTTCGCAGTCAGCGTCGCAAGCGCGGCCTGGCCCGCCCGCAGTTCGCCCGGCCATGACAGCCTGGCCGCGATGACCCCGCCCCCCCGGCCCACCAGCAGCGCGCGGGTTTCCCCGATGCCGCGATCGACCAGCCAGCTCGGCGCGAGATCCGCCCCGGGCTCAGGCAATGCCGAATCCCGCCGCCTTCAGCAGCGCCCGGGTCTCGTAGAGCGGCAGGCCCATGACCGAGGAATGGCTCCCCCGGATCCACTGGATCAGCCCTTCCGCCGCGCCCTGGATCGCGTAGCCCCCGGCCTTGCCGTTCCATTCCCCGGCCGCAAGATAGGCCGCGATCTCCTCGGCCGAAAGCGGCTTGAACCGCACCGTGTTCTCGCTCAGCCGTTCGCGCAGCGAGCCGTCGGGCGCGCGCAGGACGACGCTGGAAAGCACGGTGTGGCGACGGCCCGAAAGCAGGTTGAGGCAGGCTTCCGCATCCTCGCGGCGTTCGGTCTTGGGCAGGATGCGGCGCCCGGCGGCCACCACCGTGTCGCCTGCCAGCACGAAGCCGGGCGCCTCCACCGCCAGCGCCTTTTCCCGCCCCATCCGCAGGGCATGGGCGCGGGGCAGTT contains these protein-coding regions:
- the purQ gene encoding phosphoribosylformylglycinamidine synthase subunit PurQ, yielding MGFRAGVVTFPGSNCDRDMAVALEKVSGEPAIRIWHGDASLPDRLDLIALPGGFSYGDYLRSGAMAAKSPILRAVVEAAGRGVPVLGVCNGFQVLTEAGLLPGALMRNANQTFICRTVPLRVDNAQSLFTGAFRQGERIRIPVAHHDGNYFADETTLDRLEGEGRVAFRYEETCNGSRRDIAGVLSENGRVLGMMPHPERAIEPASHPSLGGTDGRRLFEGLIGALASA
- the purS gene encoding phosphoribosylformylglycinamidine synthase subunit PurS; the encoded protein is MKVRILVRLKPGVLDPQGRAVHHALDGLGFAGIEDVRVGRMIELEVAEDTSDETLARMCEQLLANMVIEDYAIERVEGERG
- a CDS encoding pitrilysin family protein; the protein is MIATLRLFVAGLCLALLPIVFAPLQAQDPASDTPPPPPQWPFEASDVPLEPGYVLGTLPNGMRYILRENATPEGTALVRMRIGSGSLEEREEERGLSHYLEHMAFNGSRRVPEGEMIKLLEREGLAFGADTNASTGYEAITYMLNLPRNDPDLLDTALMLMRETASELTIDPDAVERERGVILAERRDRAGYALDAYRDEVDFLAPGARYGARLPIGTLDVLERADAAAIRALYERTYVPANTVLVVVGDYPVNVMEEKIRALFADWDGGPAPEEPVSGPIDVTRKGETRIHLDPALSESITLTRLAPYRDEPDTLAARERSTLRSIGYAIVNRRLAALARGADAPFSSARFGSGDLFEDARITRLSVNTPDGEWRGGMLAAVQTVNEALEYGFTQAELDEQVAGRRTGLGNLVAAAASRTHAAFANAALRLVDEEVIPTDPAFALGFFEELAERITPEAVHAALREDAIPLKEPLIRFEGRSAPEGGEAALRAAFTEAMALPVAPPNEAAAAEFAYGDFGEPGTVAEDQVDERLGIRLVTFENGVRLNLKRTDIREDRLQVFVAVDGGQLLETKDDPLATAMISALAGGGLGAHSEDELATILAGRTVSFGMSSGADRFAMSAATTPRDLALQLRLSAALLTDPGYRPEGEERYARSIEDYFANLDATPARALGAALGGLLSDGDPRFTLQSEEAYLARDFAALREVVEDRFAKGAIEVAVVGDIDEDAAIAAVATTFGALPPREAEFRERPEARRRSFTADRSPRVLTHAGEPDQALLRLTWPTTDDSDHGESLRLAVLARAVQVELTERLREKLGQAYSPGANSSPSRTYEGYGTFQVQAALDVAAVDAARDAIRGLVEDFRAGAVDADTLERAKRPLLEDYQNALKNLGGWMGLVARAQSEPERIDRWLAVPGRLDAIGLEDIAATARRWLDPEEALEVLVLPKAACTAEADC
- the purC gene encoding phosphoribosylaminoimidazolesuccinocarboxamide synthase — its product is MSRRTKIYEGKAKILYEGPEPGTLIQYFKDDATAFNAEKKGTINGKGVINNRISEHVFTRLAHIGIPTHFIRRLNMREQLIRQVEIIPIEVVVRNVAAGSISKRLGIEEGEPLPHTLIEYYYKDDALGDPLVAEEHIACFNWASNEEMHDISSMAIRINDFLCGMFAAIDIRLVDFKMEFGRLYDGDFSRVILADEISPDSCRLWDMTSGEKLDKDRFRRDLGGEEQAYREVARRLGLLAGEENGPGEVLDLSTHRSRMRTPPKK
- a CDS encoding DNA gyrase inhibitor YacG is translated as MTRTAHRPCPICKKPRTAEFSPFCSQRCKDRDLARWFGDGYAVPGRPASPEELAQSDWDEQD
- a CDS encoding ribonuclease, which gives rise to MPEPGADLAPSWLVDRGIGETRALLVGRGGGVIAARLSWPGELRAGQAALATLTAKRAGARRGVAVLETGGEVLVDHLPPAATEGARIGITITRAPMAERGRLKRAQARCTAVGSTLADTSAGTATERFGEDPFALGATARRFPASDWDDVWHAASSGSIAFAGGEVLFSVTPAMTVIDIDGDVPPRELALRAIPAIARGLRWFDLGGNIGIDFPTIEARADRRAVDEALGEALAGWPHERTAMNGFGFVQVVARLEGPSLLHRFATSRTGMCARHALFVAGRAPGTGRVLELRVHPALKAKLKPGWLDELARRTGREVRLETDPGLALEAASAQIVTA
- a CDS encoding nucleoside triphosphate pyrophosphatase, whose amino-acid sequence is MGALHLTLASASPRRRELLARLGIEPDAVRPADIDETPLKGELPRAHALRMGREKALAVEAPGFVLAGDTVVAAGRRILPKTERREDAEACLNLLSGRRHTVLSSVVLRAPDGSLRERLSENTVRFKPLSAEEIAAYLAAGEWNGKAGGYAIQGAAEGLIQWIRGSHSSVMGLPLYETRALLKAAGFGIA